In the genome of Pusillimonas sp. T7-7, the window ATTGCGGGCTGTCCTGGCCGAGCTTGGCGAGCATGGAGCGCTGGCCGGTCGTGCATTTCAGGTGTCTGAGTGGATACGTACCCACCGTTATTGCGGTGTTTGTGCGACGCCCATGCGCAAGTCAGAAAAAGAACTTTGTTTTCATTGTCCTGCCTGCGGTTATTCCGCCTATCCGCGCATCTCGCCTGCAATGATGGTGCTTATCAAGCGGGGTAATGAAATACTGCTTGCGCGTCATGCCACATATGCCACGGCGCGCTACACCGCTCTGGCCGGTTTTGTCGAAGCGGGCGAAAGCATAGAAGAGGCCATCCATCGCGAAGTACTGGAAGAAGTGGGCTTGCACGTTGAAGACTTGCGCTATTTCGGTAGCCAGTCGTGGCCATTTCCGCATTCGCTCATGATCGCCTATACCGCTGAATACGCCGGTGGTGAGCTAAGTATTCAGGAAGATGAAATAGCCGATGCGCGCTGGTTTGGGCCGGGCGATGCGCTGCCTGATATTCCCATGATGGAGTCCATTGCCGGTCGTCTTGTGCGGGCAAATCTGCCATAAGGGGCTCAGCGGCTGCATGCATACAAGCCGTCGCGTATCAAGGTTACGGGCTTGCCCTCTACCCAGTTGTTGAAGCGGTGGGAGCGCTGCATTTCCTGTTGGAACTATAACCCCATAAAGCGCTGGTGTGAGCGTTCAGGCCAGGAACGTTAATTGCCTGCTCACTGGACACGGGCGAAGCCGGGAATCAACATCAACGTCAAGGAGACACATAATGGCAAAATGCGATAACTGCGGGAATGATTATGACAAGTCGTTCCAGGTATCGGGCCTGGATGGTAAAACCTATACCTTTGATAGTTTTGAATGTGCCATACACGCCTTGGCGCCGCTTTGCGATCACTGCGGCGTCAAAATCATAGGACACGGACTGGAGCAAAACGGCCGTATGTTCTGCTGCAATCATTGTGCGGAAGGCCAGGGGGTGACCGAATTACGGGATCGCAGCTAAAATTTTGACAGGCTCTTTTGCGTGCCCAGGCGCTTGGGCCTGCGGATGCCATTGGTCAGAACGAGTTATTTAGGCCATACTGGGGCATGGCCAATTTTTTTATATTTTTCAATAAGTTATTTTCATGACGGCGCTGGGCTACAAGACCAAGCTCGAGCGTATTGCCGTTACCGGCGTCGACGATCTGCTTATTCGTTCTTTACTCGATCGTCAGCAATATCATGACCCCGAGGGCACGGCGGACCGCCTGGGTATTTGCTCCGCATCCTGGCCCTTGTTTGGGATGCTCTGGCCTTCAAGCATGCAGTTGGCTGCCCGCTTGGTACTGCGTCCCGTCTGCTCCAATGAACGTATTCTAGAAATCGGTTGCGGCTTGGCCCTGGCAAGCTTGGTAGGCCATCGGCGGGGGGCGCATGTCACAGCCAGCGATTGTCACCCGCTGGCTTCCAGCTTCTTGGGACATAACCTGCGGCTCAATCACCTGCCCGAGCTTACATACCGGCATGGGCAATGGGGCGCAGCGGCCATGCCGTCAGAGCTGCTAGACATGGGCATTCAGGCTCTGTCGGCGCGTTACGACCTGATCATCGGCAGTGACTTGCTTTATGAGCGCGATATGCCGGAAATGCTGGCTGACTTTATTGATGACCATGCATTGCCCAGCGCTGAAGTGTGGATCGTCGATCCCAATCGGGGCCATAGGCCCGCCTTCAATCGGAACATGGCGGCTTGTGGATTTAAATTGACGAGCGACGAGCGCTTGCACGACAAGGCCGAAATCAATGTCAGCGGTGTGCTGACTGACGAATACAAAGGCCGTTTGCTGGTTTATCGACGGGTGGCGTCAGGCTGTTCGGGCCAATAATAGTCATTGCCATAGATGCGGCCGCCAAAAATGGCCGTGCCGATGCGCACTTCTGTGGAACCCTCTTCAATGGCGATTTCAAAATCGCCGCTCATGCCCATGGACAGGCGATCAAGCTCGATGCCGGCTATGTCTTCCTGGCGCATCTGGTCGCGCAACTCGCGCAGCGTGCGAAAGCAGGCACGTACCGCGGCGTCATCTGCTGCATTGATGGCCAGTGTCATCAGGCCTTTTATACGCAGGGTAGGAATGTCGCGCGCCACTTGGCGCAAGAAGCCAGGCAACTCTTCCGGAGGCAATCCATATTTGCTGGGCTCTGATGAAGTCTTGACTTGCACCAGGGCGTCGATGGCACGGCCTTCCTGCTGCAGGCGGCGATCAAGTGCAATGGCAAGATCCATGCGGTCGAGCGATTGAATTTCAGAAGCCATGCGGGCCACATCCTTGGCCTTGTTGGTTTGCAGGTGGCCTATCATGACCCAGTCTATGTCGCAGTCGGCTAGCGGCTCGAACTTGCTGCGGATTTCCTGCGCCTTGTTTTCGCCAAAACGGTAGACGCCGGCCTTGACGGCTTCGCGTATGGCGTCTTCGCCGAAGGTTTTGCTGACCGGTAATAGCGTCACTGAGTCTGCACTGCGCCCGGCCTGGATTGCGGTTTTGCGGATGCGGTCCTGGACCTGACTCAGGCGTGCTGCGATAGTGTTGTTGACATTCATAAGCTTGTTGAAACCTGGGCGGTGATCTCATACGAACGCAGCCGTGCTGCGTGATCGAACATATTCGATGTGATCATCAACTCGTCAGCGCCGGTTTTGTTGATGAAAGCCTTCAGTTGACCGGCTACGGTGCCGGGTGCGCCAATGGCTGAGCATGACAGCACGTGATCAAGCAGATCTTGCGCCCCCGGCCCAAGTTGGTCAAGGTAGTTGTGTACGGGCGGCGGTAAACGCGAAGGGCGGCCGCTACGCAAATTCACAAAAGACTGCTGCCACGATGTGGCGAGGTATCGGGCCTCATCGTCGGTGTCGGCGGCAAACACGTTGAACCCCAGCATGACGTAAGGCTTGTCCAGATAGGCCGAAGGTTTGAAGGTACTGCGATATATCTGAATGGCCTGCATCATTTGCTGTGGAGCAAAATGCGAGGCAAAGGCATAGGGCAGGCCCAGGGCCGCGGCCAATTGAGCCCCGAAAAGGCTGGATCCCAAGATCCAGATCGGAATATTCAAACCCTTTCCAGGTACTGCCTGCACGGGTTGGCGCGGCTCGTCTGAAAAGTAATCCATCAGTTCCAGGACATCGCGCGGGAACTCGTTGGCATCTGAAGACAGGTTGCGGCGCAGGGCGCGTGCAGTGGTCTGATCCGATCCGGGTGCGCGGCCCAGACCTAAATCAATGCGGCCCGGGTGCAGCGATTCCAGCGTCCCGAATTGTTCTGCAATGACCAAGGGTGAATGATTAGGCAGCATGATGCCGCCAGCGCCCACCCGTATGCTGCTTGTGCCGGCCGCCACATGGCCGATCAGGATGGAAGTGGCTGCGCTGGCAATGCCCGGCATGCCGTGATGCTCAGCCATCCAATAGCGTTTATAGCCCCATTTTTCACCATGTTGAGCAATGTCTAGCGTGTTGCGGAACGATTCCGTGGCGGTGCCGCCTTCGGTAATCGGTGAAAGATCGAGTATGGAAAATGGAGTCATGGCCCATATATAAGGGCGGCACCCGATAAAATCAAGTGCCGCCGCGTGCAAGCCTCAGGTTGACATCACTCTATGGTGTCATGGTGTGACTTCTACCTTGGGCAGTTCTTTCAATTGCTCTTTGGTGTAGCCGGACAGAATCAGCTTGTCTCCGGTTTGTGTGATTTCGTCATAAGGGATGGCAACGTCGCGCTCGCCCAGGCCAAGAAAGCCGCCTGCCCCAACGATAAAGTATGCGGCTTTCCCGTCGGCTGACAATACGACGTCGCTGATATTGCCGATTTTTTCATCGCCCTCGTTATAGACAGCGTTGCCTATGATTTTGTCCTTGACACTCCATCCGCTGATGGCTTCTACCTTTTCCTCTTGCACAGGAGCTGCGCCGGGAGGAGTGGGGCCAGCGCCAGGCATTGTGGTGCCGCCCGTTCCAGGTGTTGGAGCGGGCGCCGTCGATTGTGCATAAACGGCGGGCGCCATGGAAAGGGGAAGCGAGCAAATTGCAACAGCTAGAATCTTTCTCATACGGTTTCTCCTGGTTAACGACTAAAAGGTCATTTACCATGTAGCAAGTGCTGTGCCTGAAGTAAATATACGGTGGCATGGGCATGGCGCTTGCTGGAAAGCCTATGACATATTGGCATTATTCCGTTGAACCATTGAAAGAGGTATTGATATGAATAAGACGAAAAGAATAGCAAGTACTGCCTTGGTGCTGACTGCATTGCTCAGTCTTGGCGCTTGTAGCGGGATGTCTCAGCAAGGAAAAAATACCGCTATTGGAGCAGGTGTCGGAGCGGTAGGCGGGGCTGTCCTGACAGGGGGTAGTGCCTTGGGTACGGTAGGCGGCGCCGCTGTTGGCGGCGTGGTAGGGCACGAGGTCAGCAAATAATACTGACCGGCGGCAGGCTCAAAATTTATAACTGAAGGGAAGATCGATATGCTTTATACCATTGCGATTATTCTGTTGGTTCTGTGGCTTCTGGGCTTGGTTACGTCCTATACCATAGGCGGATTCATTCATATTCTTATAGTTGTTGCCATTATTATGGTATTGGTGCGCTTGATTTCCGGCAGGTCACCCTAAACTGGCGACATCATAAAAAAATGCCCACCCACCGTCCCTGTTGCGGTGGGTGGGCATTTTTAACTCTCTGGTGCTAAGTCTTTGTTATTGTCAGCATAATTCATACAGTCCAATAGTTGTCCCTGGATTTATCCACAATTTGCGTGGACAAGTCGGGGCTTGTCAGCGGCAGGCATTCGACTGTAAAAGGTACGATGTCCTACGCTTGTTTTTGCTTAAC includes:
- a CDS encoding lmo0937 family membrane protein, giving the protein MLYTIAIILLVLWLLGLVTSYTIGGFIHILIVVAIIMVLVRLISGRSP
- a CDS encoding PRC-barrel domain-containing protein → MRKILAVAICSLPLSMAPAVYAQSTAPAPTPGTGGTTMPGAGPTPPGAAPVQEEKVEAISGWSVKDKIIGNAVYNEGDEKIGNISDVVLSADGKAAYFIVGAGGFLGLGERDVAIPYDEITQTGDKLILSGYTKEQLKELPKVEVTP
- a CDS encoding LLM class flavin-dependent oxidoreductase, with the translated sequence MTPFSILDLSPITEGGTATESFRNTLDIAQHGEKWGYKRYWMAEHHGMPGIASAATSILIGHVAAGTSSIRVGAGGIMLPNHSPLVIAEQFGTLESLHPGRIDLGLGRAPGSDQTTARALRRNLSSDANEFPRDVLELMDYFSDEPRQPVQAVPGKGLNIPIWILGSSLFGAQLAAALGLPYAFASHFAPQQMMQAIQIYRSTFKPSAYLDKPYVMLGFNVFAADTDDEARYLATSWQQSFVNLRSGRPSRLPPPVHNYLDQLGPGAQDLLDHVLSCSAIGAPGTVAGQLKAFINKTGADELMITSNMFDHAARLRSYEITAQVSTSL
- a CDS encoding YggS family pyridoxal phosphate-dependent enzyme, which codes for MNVNNTIAARLSQVQDRIRKTAIQAGRSADSVTLLPVSKTFGEDAIREAVKAGVYRFGENKAQEIRSKFEPLADCDIDWVMIGHLQTNKAKDVARMASEIQSLDRMDLAIALDRRLQQEGRAIDALVQVKTSSEPSKYGLPPEELPGFLRQVARDIPTLRIKGLMTLAINAADDAAVRACFRTLRELRDQMRQEDIAGIELDRLSMGMSGDFEIAIEEGSTEVRIGTAIFGGRIYGNDYYWPEQPDATRR
- a CDS encoding glycine zipper 2TM domain-containing protein, whose product is MNKTKRIASTALVLTALLSLGACSGMSQQGKNTAIGAGVGAVGGAVLTGGSALGTVGGAAVGGVVGHEVSK
- the nudC gene encoding NAD(+) diphosphatase gives rise to the protein MNFIFRGDELLLPESSIAFPEADVCDLVGAGADALQPLWMTADCSHYTCHVARDAQAPAGFAFRKLRAVLAELGEHGALAGRAFQVSEWIRTHRYCGVCATPMRKSEKELCFHCPACGYSAYPRISPAMMVLIKRGNEILLARHATYATARYTALAGFVEAGESIEEAIHREVLEEVGLHVEDLRYFGSQSWPFPHSLMIAYTAEYAGGELSIQEDEIADARWFGPGDALPDIPMMESIAGRLVRANLP
- a CDS encoding methyltransferase, whose amino-acid sequence is MTALGYKTKLERIAVTGVDDLLIRSLLDRQQYHDPEGTADRLGICSASWPLFGMLWPSSMQLAARLVLRPVCSNERILEIGCGLALASLVGHRRGAHVTASDCHPLASSFLGHNLRLNHLPELTYRHGQWGAAAMPSELLDMGIQALSARYDLIIGSDLLYERDMPEMLADFIDDHALPSAEVWIVDPNRGHRPAFNRNMAACGFKLTSDERLHDKAEINVSGVLTDEYKGRLLVYRRVASGCSGQ